The following proteins are co-located in the Pomacea canaliculata isolate SZHN2017 linkage group LG8, ASM307304v1, whole genome shotgun sequence genome:
- the LOC112569900 gene encoding transient receptor potential cation channel subfamily M member 4-like yields MTSNKSFISQTACKNILTRIWKEEPLTDSKPIIKSRFVIKEETNQPWWGSVCSCLQTPRVSYAVSLVLQIIFLMLFSYVLLFDSGKKLTPCFIAVIVWVMDIAAEESRQMLVSDPDINEDHAHSQECHWLSRRCRNYIHQTWNRLDVATVGVFLLGMIVFFDQEVVHIIGRILLSVDIFLFFIRTFQMLMVFEELGLMLIMAGKMIKDTVNFMIILLVVVLAYAVMSEAVLYPESDLTLERLFHVPRKAYWQVFGEVSLEEIEISDEASCSIANDSKHFGGDIPHCPTHYGRYVVSIMLGVYIMITNVLLLNLLIARFNKTFDKVHDVACEYQSWHRCEIITEFYHRSTLIPPLNMVNAIIKLCKYVCHKMCLACKGCCKKISSHRQNGTTSEQEPLTPKVRATRSPDGCVIKVTWDSSVISYDNSRKKELYTVNLKACNENMEVDHTEEYKVASNIKYTDQTFTFWDLEPSIEYAVTVNEKEAN; encoded by the exons ATGACATCAAACAAGTCTTTCATCTCACAGACAGCCTGCAAGAACATCCTTACACGCATCTGGAAAGAAGAACCTTTG acgGATTCAAAACCCATCATAAAAAGCAG GTTTGTGATCAAAGAGGAAACCAATCAACCATGGTGGGGTTCAGTTTGCAGTTGCTTGCAAACCCCTAGAGTGAGCTACGCAGTCAGTTTG GTTCTTCAGATTATTTTTCTCATGCTCTTCAgttatgttttgctgtttgattCTGGCAAAAAATTAACACCATGCTTCATTGCTGTTATTGTGTGGGTCATGGACATAGCTGCAGAAGAAAGCAGACAG ATGCTGGTTAGTGATCCTGACATCAATGAAGACCATGCCCACTCTCAAGAATGCCACTGGTTGAGTCGACGGTGCAGAAATTATATTCATCAGACATGGAATCGTCTAGATGTGGCAACAGTGGGTGTCTTCCTGCTGGGGATGATAGTGTTTTTTGACCAGGAAGTTGTGCACATCATTGGCCGTATTCTTCTTAGTGTGGAcatatttctcttctttattcGAACTTTCCAAATGCTGATGGTCTTCGAAGAGCTAGGACTGATGCTGATCATGGCTGGCAAGATG ATTAAGGACACAGTGAACTTTATGATCATTCTGTTGGTGGTTGTACTGGCATATGCTGTCATGTCTGAGGCAGTTCTCTACCCTGAAAGTGATCTGACTCTTGAGCGTCTTTTCCATGTGCCTCGCAAAGCCTACTGGCAGGTGTTTGGTGAAGTCAGCCTGGAGGAAATAGAAATCAGTG ATGAAGCAAGCTGTTCCATAGCAAATGATTCTAAACATTTTGGGGGGGACATCCCACATTGCCCTACCCACTATGGCCGCTATGTTGTTTCAATCATGCTTGGTGTGTACATTATGATCACCAACGTACTGTTACTCAACCTTCTCATTGCTAGATTCAA CAAGACCTTTGATAAAGTTCATGATGTTGCTTGTGAGTACCAGTCCTGGCATCGCTGTGAGATCATCACGGAGTTCTACCACCGTTCAACATTAATCCCACCACTTAACATGGTCAACGCCATCATTAAACTTTGCAAGTATGTGTGCCACAAAATGTGTTTAGCATGCAAGGGCTGCTGCAAAAAGATAAGTTCTCACAGACAGAATGGGACGACTAGTGAACAAGAACCTCTTACTCCAAAAG TGCGTGCCACGAGGTCACCAGATGGCTGTGTCATTAAGGTCACATGGGATTCTTCAGTCATAAGTTATGACAATTCACGAAAAAAGGAACTTTACACTGTAAATCTCAAGGCTTGCAACGAAAACATGGAGGTTGATCATACAG AGGAGTACAAAGTGGCCAGTAACATCAAATATACAGATCAGACATTCACTTTTTGGGATTTGGAACCTTCTATTGAATATGCTGTCACAGTAAATGAAAAGGAAGCCAATTAG
- the LOC112570818 gene encoding uncharacterized protein LOC112570818, with protein MSTCSDSGSRTSPFVHLALRSAPLRINGGRESHAVKLQEVLYQQMIENSSFCDVTLHIGEISVRAHWCVLVTCPFFRSLYDSGMKESVSGEIKLDFGSPYAMREAVEFLYLGQVRVTYERVRELLEVAEYLQITDMKKCCSDFLFTQDLTKENCIQILLLSSLYNLEIYHAAFRFLCGNLPDLIQLKEMLDFTRDSVQMLISDPTLSYVKQEIFFDFIVRWAEHDLPARTESFQELFLTLNLKAMSHRFLTETVEKHSLVLTSEKCKMHVLEAKIQCMAGLAPGSSDMREVIVLCGGLGTTSFFDRFLSLFPGNGSAHLYAFLVQEARWTELPPLPYPIRRPVVAIDSQGSVLVVDTDNIVQESQSHLLVLQTQHNTWTNKQLKWPAGEEDLRFHHLICCGGRTFIVASSIKRTRPRHPPSLDRLDQRSVWQVQLLEVDRVSGELSVKCFLFFRSANTRIQACCRQGDGTTANPNIIFVLGQKTGVASRCRNRKATKLITYDVSLEKKKEHWRSPFEPLTYVVSEGLLTTRLGKVTSHLFSLKDRRWNASQRHSPMLPPVDPAREDFATAAVNDEIYLFGGKAPDVKKPLASVAKFSLATRTWIELNPIPVPLMGAGVAVGRLPADVLRCHIDCPHCYFHSQRSRTIYNLTLPDRFKGMRKMTMMIMMMMTITMIAAFLMNGTILMQILRKIGTEVNEHAYANTHKTEILQP; from the exons ATGTCAACATGTTCGGACTCAGGGAGTCGAACAAGTCCCTTTGTACATCTGGCTTTACGATCAGCTCCTTTACGCATCAATGGTGGTAGAGAATCTCATGCTGTGAAGCTTCAGGAGGTTTTGTATCAACAGATGATTGAAAACTCTAGTTTCTGTGATGTCACACTCCACATTGGGGAAATT TCTGTGAGAGCACATTGGTGTGTGTTGGTCACGTGTCCATTTTTCCGATCTCTGTATGACAGTGGCATGAAAGAATCTGTGTCAG GGGAAATCAAGCTTGACTTTGGGAGTCCATATGCAATGAGGGAGGCAGTTGAGTTTCTTTACCTTGGACAGGTGCGAGTGACATATGAAAGGGTGCGAGAACTGTTGGAAGTAGCAGAATATCTCCAGATTACAGACATGAAAAAGTGTTGCTCAGATTTTCTCTTCACTCAAGACCTTACAAAGGAAAACTGTATACAG ATTTTGCTGTTGTCCAGTCTGTACAATCTGGAAATATACCATGCGGCCTTCAGGTTCTTATGTGGAAATCTTCCAGACCTTATTCAACTAAAGGAGATGCTTGATTTTACCAGAGATTCTGTTCAGATGCTCATATCTGACCCAACACTGTCCTATGTGAAACAGGAAAtcttttttgattttattgtcag ATGGGCGGAGCATGATTTACCTGCAAGGACAGAGAGTTTTCAGGAGTTGTTCTTGACTTTAAACCTCAAAGCCATGTCGCACCGATTTCTGACAGAGACAGTGGAAAAACATTCTCTTGTGTTAACTTCAGAGAAATGCAAA ATGCATGTGCTAGAGGCCAAAATACAGTGCATGGCTGGTTTGGCACCGGGCTCGTCAGACATGAGAGAGGTGATTGTGCTGTGTGGGGGACTTGGTACCACTTCCTTCTTCGACAGGTTTCTCAGCTTGTTTCCAGGCAATGGATCAGCTCACCTGTATGCATTTCTTGTGCAAGAAGCCCGCTGGACAGAGTTGCCTCCTCTTCCTTACCCCATTCGGAGGCCTGTTGTTGCAATTGACAGTCAGGGATCTGTGCTGGTTGTGGATACAGACAATATTGTTCAAGAAAGTCAATCACATCTGTTAGTATTGCAAACACAGCACAACACCTGGACAAACAAACAG CTGAAATGGCCTGCTGGGGAAGAGGATTTAAGATTTCACCATCTCATCTGCTGTGGTGGGAGAACTTTCATAGTTGCATCAAGTATCAAGCGAACAAGACCACGACATCCACCATCTCTAGACAGACTAGACCAGCGCTCTGTATGGCAAGTGCAGTTGCTAGAGGTTGACAGGGTTTCTGGTGAGCTGTCAGTGAAATGCTTCCTCTTTTTTCGGTCTGCAAACACGAGGATTCAAGCCTGCTGCCGCCAAGGTGATGGAACAACAGCTAACCCAAACATCATCTTTGTTCTGGGCCAGAAGACTGGAGTTGCCAGCAGGTGCCGCAATAGAAAGGCTACAAAACTTATAACATATGATGTAAGCCTTGAGAAGAAGAAGGAACACTGGCGGTCCCCATTTGAGCCACTCACGTACGTGGTGTCTGAAGGTTTGCTAACCACAAGGCTGGGGAAAGTGACTTCTCATCTGTTTTCTCTCAAAGACCGCAGGTGGAATGCCAGTCAGCGGCATTCGCCAATGCTTCCTCCTGTAGATCCAGCTCGTGAAGATTTTGCCACTGCTGCTGTCAATGATGAAATTTACTTATTCGGAGGAAAGGCACCTGATGTGAAAAAGCCTTTGGCTTCAGTGGCCAAGTTCTCACTGGCCACTAGGACTTGGATAGAGCTGAACCCTATTCCTGTGCCATTGATGGGGGCAGGAGTAGCTGTCGGTCGTCTCCCTGCTGACGTGCTTCGGTGTCACATAGACTGCCCCCACTGCTACTTCCATAGTCAGCGCAGTCGCACTATTTACAACCTGACGCTACCTGATCGCTTCAAGGGGATGAGGAAGATGActatgatgattatgatgatgatgacgattacTATGATCGCAGCTTTTCTGATGAATGGTACTATTCTGATGCAGATTTTGAGGAAGATTGGTACTGAGGTTAATGAGCATGCATATGCTAACACACACAAGACTGAGATTTTACAACCTTGA